Proteins from one Streptomyces sp. 840.1 genomic window:
- a CDS encoding restriction endonuclease, translated as MRRRRADDRMLGRLLAAVLAVVLAMALVNWLLVHWWILIAIGAAAALAGGGLLHRRRQHARWEAVRAQGLRYELSQLDALHHTRFEDAVRDLMRRDGCQDALRVGGGGDLGADVKATDPFGRRWVIQCKHRRAGLAGSAVGTPDLQVLNGTARQVHGADIAVIVTNGRVTAPAVVFAEQQRLHVVDRHTLAAWASGSRPLWKLLRAVPPPRRPTALS; from the coding sequence ATGCGGCGCCGGCGCGCGGACGACCGGATGCTCGGCCGCCTCCTGGCGGCCGTCCTGGCCGTCGTCCTCGCAATGGCCCTGGTCAACTGGCTGCTGGTCCACTGGTGGATCCTGATCGCCATCGGCGCGGCTGCGGCACTGGCCGGCGGCGGGCTGCTCCACCGGAGGCGGCAGCACGCGCGGTGGGAAGCGGTCCGCGCGCAGGGCCTGCGGTACGAGCTGTCCCAGCTGGATGCCCTGCACCACACCCGTTTCGAGGACGCCGTACGGGACCTGATGCGCCGCGACGGCTGCCAGGACGCGCTCCGGGTGGGCGGCGGCGGGGACCTCGGCGCCGACGTGAAGGCCACCGACCCCTTTGGGCGCCGCTGGGTGATCCAGTGCAAACACCGGCGCGCCGGTCTGGCCGGCTCCGCGGTGGGGACACCGGATCTCCAGGTCCTCAACGGCACCGCCCGCCAGGTGCACGGAGCCGACATCGCGGTGATCGTGACGAACGGCAGGGTCACCGCACCCGCTGTGGTCTTCGCCGAACAGCAGCGGCTGCACGTCGTGGACCGGCACACCCTCGCGGCGTGGGCGTCCGGCTCCCGCCCGCTGTGGAAACTGCTCCGGGCCGTCCCGCCCCCACGCCGGCCGACCGCCCTGTCCTGA
- a CDS encoding DEAD/DEAH box helicase — protein sequence MTEAVPAEGGVPTGRAARELLARAEQLLDAARGVLADHTRAVDAVRAALDPLLDALVGGELAGIPVSRLKDVTEGRLRVGAFEQAGLTNVAEVHGANRYELRQIPGVGAQTADQALAAANRIAHAVRDTVTVRIAVESPDDATTALVTALYRLVEAGPDVRRAVDGARGLAERLDPLLAAAAPARGRLRMLFARRPARAQALAALAEVRAVTAEAAERELPLLFGQVSVDLLRDPDSAVAAWVDFEVRSAEYYSLLAEMSGTGPDRDAAEGFLPSGIADRVRGLRLDDARLRVSLRGYQSFGARFALAQKRVILGDEMGLGKTVQAIAALAHLAARGETHFLVVCPASVLINWAREVRSRSTLRVLPVHGPERQDAFAQWRADGGVALTTFDALHTLPDADGTGLRPGMLVVDEAHYVKNPATRRSRAVAGWSQRTERVLFLTGTPMENRVEEFRSLVRQLQPELAPLISTSHGAAGSQTFRRAVAPAYLRRNQEDVLTELPALVQVDEWEEFSPADLLAYHEAVGAGQFMRMRRAAYAAPATSAKLNRLRELVAEASGNGLKVVVFSYFREVLETVRQALDGDVFGPLSGSVPAARRQELIDAFTAADGHAVLLSQIQAGGIGLNMQAASVVILCEPQIKPTMEHQAVARAHRMGQIRTVQVHRLLVADSVDERMLDILARKERLFDAYARRSTVAETTPDAVDVSDGSLARRIVEEEQQRLAAEARPKADTGTGTDIGSPASGAGV from the coding sequence ATGACTGAGGCCGTGCCCGCCGAGGGCGGGGTGCCGACCGGGCGGGCCGCCCGGGAGCTGCTCGCGCGGGCCGAGCAGCTGCTGGACGCGGCTCGCGGGGTGCTGGCCGATCACACCCGCGCCGTCGACGCGGTACGGGCCGCGCTCGACCCGCTGCTCGACGCCCTCGTCGGCGGAGAGCTGGCGGGCATCCCGGTGTCCAGGCTGAAGGACGTCACCGAGGGCCGGCTGCGCGTCGGCGCGTTCGAGCAGGCCGGTCTCACGAACGTCGCCGAGGTGCACGGGGCGAACCGGTACGAGCTCCGCCAGATCCCCGGCGTCGGCGCGCAGACCGCCGATCAGGCGCTCGCCGCGGCGAACCGGATCGCGCACGCCGTACGGGACACGGTCACGGTGCGGATAGCCGTGGAGTCCCCGGACGACGCCACGACCGCTCTGGTCACCGCGTTGTACCGGCTGGTCGAGGCGGGGCCGGACGTGCGGCGGGCGGTGGACGGGGCCCGCGGCCTGGCCGAGCGGCTGGATCCGCTGCTGGCCGCGGCGGCCCCGGCCAGGGGGCGGCTGCGGATGCTCTTCGCCCGGCGGCCGGCACGGGCGCAGGCGCTGGCCGCCCTCGCGGAGGTCCGGGCCGTGACGGCCGAGGCGGCGGAGCGGGAGCTCCCGCTGCTGTTCGGGCAGGTGTCGGTCGACCTGCTGCGCGACCCTGACTCCGCGGTCGCGGCCTGGGTCGACTTCGAGGTGCGCTCCGCCGAGTACTACAGCCTGCTCGCCGAGATGTCCGGCACCGGACCCGACCGGGACGCGGCCGAGGGGTTCCTGCCCTCCGGGATCGCGGACCGGGTGCGCGGGCTGCGGCTGGACGACGCGCGGCTGCGGGTGTCGCTGCGCGGTTACCAGTCGTTCGGGGCCCGCTTCGCGCTCGCGCAGAAGCGGGTGATCCTCGGCGACGAGATGGGGCTCGGCAAGACCGTGCAGGCCATCGCCGCGCTGGCCCATCTCGCGGCCCGGGGCGAGACCCACTTCCTGGTGGTCTGCCCGGCGAGCGTGCTGATCAACTGGGCCCGCGAGGTCCGGTCCCGCTCGACGTTGCGGGTGCTGCCCGTGCACGGTCCGGAGCGGCAGGACGCGTTCGCGCAGTGGCGTGCGGACGGCGGGGTCGCCCTCACCACGTTCGACGCCCTGCACACCCTCCCCGACGCGGACGGCACCGGGCTGCGGCCCGGGATGCTCGTGGTCGACGAGGCCCACTACGTCAAGAACCCCGCCACCCGCCGTTCCCGGGCGGTCGCCGGCTGGTCGCAGCGGACCGAGCGGGTGCTGTTCCTCACCGGCACACCGATGGAGAACCGGGTGGAGGAGTTCCGCAGCCTCGTCCGCCAGCTCCAGCCCGAACTGGCCCCGTTGATCAGCACCAGCCACGGCGCCGCCGGATCCCAGACCTTCCGCCGGGCCGTGGCACCCGCCTATCTGCGCCGCAATCAGGAGGACGTCCTCACCGAACTCCCGGCGCTGGTCCAGGTCGACGAGTGGGAGGAGTTCAGCCCGGCCGATCTGCTGGCCTACCACGAGGCGGTGGGCGCCGGGCAGTTCATGCGGATGCGCCGGGCCGCGTACGCCGCTCCGGCCACCTCGGCGAAACTGAACCGGTTGCGCGAACTGGTCGCGGAGGCCTCGGGCAACGGCCTGAAGGTCGTGGTGTTCTCGTACTTCCGCGAGGTGCTGGAGACGGTCCGCCAGGCTCTGGACGGCGATGTGTTCGGCCCGTTGTCGGGCAGCGTGCCGGCCGCCCGGCGCCAGGAGCTGATCGACGCCTTCACGGCGGCGGACGGCCACGCGGTGCTGCTGAGCCAGATCCAGGCCGGCGGGATCGGGCTCAACATGCAGGCCGCCTCGGTCGTCATTCTCTGCGAGCCGCAGATCAAGCCGACGATGGAGCACCAGGCGGTGGCCCGCGCCCACCGGATGGGCCAGATACGCACGGTCCAGGTGCACCGGCTGCTCGTGGCGGACAGCGTCGACGAACGCATGCTGGACATCCTGGCCCGCAAGGAGCGGCTGTTCGACGCGTACGCACGGCGCAGCACCGTCGCCGAGACGACACCGGACGCCGTGGACGTGTCGGACGGATCGCTGGCCCGCCGCATCGTCGAGGAGGAACAGCAGCGCCTCGCCGCCGAGGCGAGGCCGAAAGCGGACACCGGCACGGGCACGGACATCGGGAGCCCGGCCTCGGGAGCCGGTGTCTGA
- a CDS encoding multicopper oxidase domain-containing protein encodes MDRRSFNRRILMGGGVAAATGVTSLSLGAIEATSAENPPRTAPAGGVVRHLKMYAEKLPDGQMGYGFEKGKASIPGPLIEINEGDTLHIEFENTMDVAASLHAHGVDYDIASDGTRMNKSIVEPGETRTYTWRTHAPGRRKDGTWQAGSAGYWHYHDHVVGTDHGTGGIRKGLYGPVIVRRKGDILPDKTITIVFNDMLINNKPADQSPDFETTVGDRLEVVMITHGEYYHTFHVHGHRWADNRTGMLTGPDDPTRVIDTKIVGPADSFGFQVIAGEHVGAGAWMYHCHVQSHSDMGMAGMLLVAKADGTVPGHEAHSMSSHAAKSPDAKASGAKSPDAKSPDAKTSDAKSSDKAAAHDGH; translated from the coding sequence ATGGATCGACGTAGCTTCAACCGGCGGATTCTGATGGGCGGCGGGGTGGCGGCGGCAACCGGGGTGACATCGTTGTCCCTCGGTGCGATCGAGGCCACCTCCGCCGAGAACCCGCCCCGGACGGCCCCGGCGGGAGGCGTGGTCCGCCACCTCAAGATGTACGCGGAGAAGCTGCCGGACGGACAGATGGGGTACGGCTTCGAGAAGGGCAAGGCCTCGATCCCCGGCCCGCTCATCGAGATCAACGAGGGCGACACCCTGCACATCGAGTTCGAGAACACGATGGACGTGGCGGCCAGTCTCCACGCGCACGGCGTCGACTACGACATCGCGAGCGACGGCACCCGGATGAACAAGAGCATCGTCGAACCCGGCGAGACCCGGACCTACACCTGGCGCACCCATGCCCCGGGCCGCAGGAAGGACGGCACCTGGCAGGCGGGCAGTGCGGGCTACTGGCACTACCACGACCACGTCGTCGGCACCGATCACGGCACGGGCGGCATCCGCAAGGGGCTGTACGGGCCGGTGATCGTCCGCCGCAAGGGCGACATCCTGCCGGACAAGACGATCACCATCGTCTTCAACGACATGCTGATCAACAACAAGCCCGCCGACCAGAGCCCCGACTTCGAGACCACGGTGGGGGACCGGCTCGAAGTCGTCATGATCACGCACGGCGAGTACTACCACACCTTCCATGTCCACGGTCACCGCTGGGCGGACAACCGGACGGGCATGCTCACCGGCCCCGACGACCCGACCCGGGTCATCGACACGAAGATCGTCGGACCGGCCGACTCGTTCGGCTTCCAGGTCATCGCCGGTGAACACGTGGGCGCGGGTGCCTGGATGTACCACTGCCATGTGCAGAGCCACTCCGACATGGGCATGGCCGGGATGCTGCTGGTCGCCAAGGCCGACGGGACGGTGCCGGGCCACGAGGCGCACTCGATGTCCTCGCACGCCGCGAAGTCACCGGATGCCAAGGCCTCTGGCGCCAAGTCACCGGACGCCAAGTCACCCGACGCCAAGACCTCTGATGCCAAGAGCTCGGACAAGGCGGCGGCGCACGACGGCCACTGA
- a CDS encoding ABC transporter permease codes for MSGLSAAPHATTPPAGLVVPRPQLRRARGRGYALAVRAIGPVALLALWWVASATGLLTPDVLASPGEVLRAVGELWGNGQLPDALTTSLTRSGLGLLIGLAAGLTLGITTGFTRLGDELLDSSLQTLRTIPFLSLVPLFMVWFGINETAKILLIAVATTFPMYVSTSSGVRDTDPKLIEAMRSFGMGRLALVREVVLPGALPSLLAGLRLSMTLSVIALIAAEEINATAGIGYLMSQAQSYARTDILAVCILVYGLLGLAADILVRLLERVLMPWRTRQGVAR; via the coding sequence ATGAGCGGCCTCAGCGCCGCGCCGCACGCCACCACCCCGCCCGCCGGGCTCGTCGTACCGCGCCCCCAGCTCCGCAGGGCCCGGGGCAGGGGCTACGCACTCGCCGTCCGCGCCATCGGACCGGTGGCCCTGCTCGCCCTGTGGTGGGTGGCCTCAGCGACCGGACTCCTCACCCCCGACGTACTGGCATCACCCGGTGAAGTACTGCGGGCAGTAGGCGAGTTGTGGGGCAACGGGCAGCTCCCGGACGCCCTCACCACCTCCCTCACCCGCTCCGGACTCGGCCTGCTGATCGGGCTCGCCGCCGGGCTCACGCTCGGCATCACCACCGGCTTCACCCGGCTCGGCGACGAACTCCTCGACTCCTCGCTCCAGACCCTGCGCACCATTCCCTTCCTCTCCCTGGTGCCCCTGTTCATGGTCTGGTTCGGCATCAACGAGACGGCGAAGATCCTGCTCATCGCCGTCGCCACCACCTTCCCGATGTACGTGTCGACGTCGAGCGGGGTGCGCGACACCGACCCGAAACTCATCGAGGCCATGCGGAGCTTCGGCATGGGCCGCCTCGCACTCGTCCGCGAAGTGGTCCTGCCCGGCGCCCTGCCGTCCCTGCTCGCCGGGCTGCGGCTCTCCATGACCCTGAGCGTCATCGCGCTGATCGCCGCGGAGGAGATCAACGCCACGGCCGGCATCGGCTACCTGATGTCCCAGGCCCAGAGCTACGCCCGTACCGACATCCTCGCCGTCTGCATCCTGGTCTACGGGCTCCTCGGACTGGCCGCCGACATCCTCGTACGGCTGCTGGAGCGCGTACTGATGCCGTGGCGCACCCGACAGGGAGTGGCCCGATGA
- a CDS encoding ABC transporter ATP-binding protein codes for MTARTTPVPAVRVRGLRRVFGDRAVLDGLRLDIARGEFVALLGASGSGKTTLLRILGALDGADGGEVFVPEARTVVFQEPRLVPSKKVLANVTVALPRSRSADGLRALAEVGLERHAEAWPATLSGGEAQRVALARALVREPELLLLDEPFAALDALTRLKMQDLVGELCRRHRPAVLLVTHDVDEAVRLADRVAVLRDGRLVTDESVDVARPRDPGDPAFAALRRRLLDDLGVETAPKPTPTPDRAEAGVI; via the coding sequence ATGACCGCCCGCACGACCCCCGTTCCGGCCGTACGGGTGCGGGGCCTGCGCCGCGTCTTCGGTGACCGGGCCGTCCTCGACGGGCTCCGACTCGACATCGCCCGGGGCGAGTTCGTCGCCCTGTTGGGCGCCAGCGGCAGCGGGAAGACGACGCTGCTGCGCATCCTGGGCGCCCTCGACGGGGCCGACGGGGGAGAGGTGTTCGTCCCGGAGGCCCGCACCGTCGTCTTCCAGGAACCCCGGCTCGTACCGTCCAAGAAGGTCCTGGCCAACGTGACGGTGGCGCTGCCGCGCAGCCGTTCGGCGGACGGGCTCCGGGCCCTGGCCGAGGTCGGTCTGGAACGCCACGCCGAGGCCTGGCCCGCCACCCTCTCGGGCGGTGAGGCTCAGCGTGTGGCCCTCGCCCGTGCCCTGGTCCGCGAACCCGAACTCCTGCTGCTCGATGAGCCCTTCGCCGCGCTGGACGCCCTGACCCGGCTGAAGATGCAGGACCTGGTCGGCGAGCTGTGCCGCCGGCACCGGCCCGCCGTCCTGCTGGTCACCCACGACGTCGACGAGGCCGTACGGCTGGCCGACCGGGTCGCCGTCCTGCGCGACGGGCGGCTCGTCACCGACGAGAGCGTCGACGTCGCCCGGCCGCGCGACCCCGGCGATCCGGCGTTCGCGGCCCTGCGCCGGCGACTGCTCGACGACCTCGGGGTCGAGACCGCCCCGAAGCCCACCCCAACCCCCGACCGTGCCGAAGCCGGAGTGATCTGA
- a CDS encoding putative leader peptide: MADSRTAPHAHAAPVPLALTLRRHIDLARVSSAACR, translated from the coding sequence GTGGCCGACAGCCGAACCGCGCCCCACGCCCACGCCGCTCCGGTCCCGCTCGCCCTCACGCTGCGCCGTCACATAGACCTGGCCCGCGTGTCCAGCGCCGCCTGTCGCTGA
- a CDS encoding IclR family transcriptional regulator yields the protein MTEAAAARAPGGAQAVQRALDVLHCFHDNGPDLSASDLARRLALSVSTAHRLARTLLGAGFLEQDARTSRYRLGPAVTELGRLSYHQRGLHLAAPELADLAERTGATADLALRSGPHAVIVAGGSVTPKVGLRRPLHSTALGKVLLAWARPGEGGPFSLPPLPAFTDRTIVEPAALEAELARVRSDTYALNDGESAHGVRTLAVPVLDGAGHARFALAVRATPSVITEGRTDWFLTQARSCARALEVLLLSPAQRRPPAP from the coding sequence ATGACCGAGGCCGCCGCAGCACGCGCTCCCGGCGGGGCGCAGGCGGTACAGCGCGCCCTGGACGTCCTGCACTGTTTCCACGACAACGGCCCCGACCTGAGCGCGTCGGATCTCGCCCGGCGCCTGGCCCTGTCGGTCTCCACGGCCCACCGGCTGGCCCGCACCCTGCTGGGCGCCGGTTTCCTGGAGCAGGACGCCCGAACGTCGCGCTACCGGCTCGGGCCCGCCGTGACGGAGCTCGGCCGCCTCTCGTACCACCAGCGGGGGCTGCACCTGGCCGCTCCGGAGCTGGCGGATCTCGCCGAGCGCACGGGCGCCACCGCCGACCTCGCGCTGCGCAGCGGACCGCATGCGGTGATCGTCGCGGGCGGTTCGGTGACGCCGAAGGTGGGGCTGCGGCGGCCGCTGCACTCCACGGCGCTGGGCAAGGTGCTGCTGGCCTGGGCGAGGCCCGGCGAGGGAGGCCCCTTCTCACTGCCCCCGCTGCCCGCGTTCACCGACCGCACCATCGTCGAACCGGCAGCCCTGGAGGCGGAGCTGGCCCGGGTGCGCTCCGATACCTACGCCCTCAACGACGGGGAGTCGGCCCATGGGGTGCGCACCCTGGCGGTGCCCGTGCTGGACGGCGCCGGGCACGCCCGGTTCGCCCTGGCGGTACGGGCCACCCCTTCCGTGATCACCGAGGGGCGCACCGACTGGTTCCTGACGCAGGCCCGCTCCTGCGCCCGCGCACTGGAGGTCCTGCTGCTCTCACCGGCACAGCGCCGGCCGCCCGCTCCCTGA
- a CDS encoding NrtA/SsuA/CpmA family ABC transporter substrate-binding protein: MNLPRSLRTAVRPALLTATALLALTACGTSGADSAGRTSGSSATVSVRIPDPGNSGVLARGKKDGSLDRALSAVGAKVQWTGSAGPFAPAAQAMNADQLDIATGSITSGITSLAQRPGFKFFTAVAPDAAGEGILVRSGSKIGSVADLVGKKVAVNQGGTGEYLLLKALAKAGIPADKVTRVYLRPDQTAAVFNAGKVDAWAVWATYAVAEIGSGKAHFVADGAAIGSDNYSLNAVRTDFAAQHPKVVKALYQYLHEASAKEKRDPAAYLNVFTDVGPTAVTGKAKKVQTEFTAKGGTVEPIGADDTKRFQDVAAFYAEQKVTKDRVDVAAHLLDIGKLT, encoded by the coding sequence ATGAATCTCCCCCGATCGCTGCGCACGGCCGTCCGGCCGGCGCTCCTCACCGCCACCGCGCTCCTGGCCCTCACCGCCTGCGGGACCTCCGGGGCGGACAGCGCCGGCCGGACTTCCGGCAGCAGCGCCACCGTGTCCGTCCGCATTCCCGACCCCGGCAACTCGGGCGTCCTCGCACGCGGCAAGAAGGACGGCAGCCTCGACAGGGCCCTGTCCGCGGTGGGCGCCAAGGTGCAATGGACCGGCAGCGCGGGCCCCTTCGCCCCCGCCGCCCAGGCGATGAACGCCGACCAGCTGGACATCGCCACCGGCTCCATCACCTCCGGCATCACCTCGCTCGCCCAGCGTCCCGGCTTCAAGTTCTTCACCGCCGTCGCCCCGGACGCGGCGGGCGAGGGCATCCTCGTCAGGAGCGGCTCGAAGATCGGCTCGGTCGCGGATCTGGTCGGCAAGAAGGTCGCCGTCAACCAGGGCGGCACCGGTGAGTACCTGCTGCTGAAGGCCCTCGCCAAGGCCGGCATCCCGGCGGACAAGGTCACCCGGGTCTACCTCCGCCCCGACCAGACCGCGGCGGTCTTCAACGCGGGCAAGGTCGACGCCTGGGCCGTCTGGGCCACCTACGCGGTCGCCGAGATCGGCAGCGGCAAGGCGCACTTCGTCGCCGACGGCGCGGCGATCGGCTCCGACAACTACAGCCTCAACGCCGTGCGGACGGACTTCGCCGCGCAGCACCCGAAGGTCGTGAAGGCCCTCTACCAGTACCTCCACGAGGCCAGCGCCAAGGAGAAGCGGGACCCGGCCGCCTACCTCAACGTCTTCACGGACGTCGGCCCCACCGCCGTCACCGGCAAGGCCAAGAAGGTGCAGACGGAGTTCACCGCCAAGGGCGGCACGGTCGAGCCCATCGGCGCCGACGACACGAAGCGCTTCCAGGACGTCGCCGCGTTCTACGCCGAGCAGAAGGTCACCAAGGACCGCGTCGATGTCGCCGCGCACCTGCTCGACATCGGGAAACTGACATGA
- a CDS encoding ABC transporter substrate-binding protein: MTHAVLPRTLWFTRCPVPTATGIAADRQWLTDEFAADGITVRSLQDAAPDADRAAHYTHSLPGLFREGGNVPALWARSRGERTRLVGLTWIEERQTVLVAPGSGIRGAGALRGLRLALPEHDIAIDFWRAMALRGFEGALASAGLGLDEAVLVDVPAAGHDGQWAAELAALRRGDVDAVYVKGALAVEAARRAGAEVAVELDELPDRRFRVNNGTPRPITVHQQLLDDHPDLVDRFLAVLLRAADWAAGQPAEVDRILGAETGAGADGVAGAYRPGTHLSLHPDLSAERLALLAAQEAGLRAHGFLPEPVDIAAWADHGPLRRATESARRTSAR; encoded by the coding sequence ATGACGCACGCCGTCCTGCCCCGGACGCTCTGGTTCACCCGCTGTCCCGTACCCACCGCCACCGGCATCGCCGCCGACCGGCAATGGCTCACCGACGAGTTCGCCGCCGACGGCATCACCGTCCGCTCCCTCCAGGACGCAGCCCCGGACGCCGACCGTGCCGCGCACTACACCCACTCCCTGCCCGGCCTCTTCCGGGAGGGCGGCAACGTTCCCGCGCTGTGGGCCCGTTCGCGTGGCGAGCGGACCCGGCTGGTCGGGCTCACCTGGATCGAGGAACGGCAGACCGTCCTGGTCGCACCCGGTTCCGGAATCCGGGGCGCCGGCGCACTGCGCGGGCTGCGCCTCGCCCTGCCCGAGCACGACATCGCCATCGACTTCTGGCGCGCCATGGCGCTGCGCGGCTTCGAGGGCGCGCTCGCCTCGGCCGGTCTGGGGCTCGACGAAGCGGTGCTCGTCGATGTGCCGGCCGCCGGGCACGACGGACAGTGGGCGGCCGAACTGGCCGCGCTGCGGCGCGGTGACGTCGACGCGGTGTACGTGAAGGGCGCGCTGGCCGTCGAGGCTGCCCGCCGGGCCGGCGCCGAGGTGGCCGTCGAGCTCGACGAACTGCCCGACCGCCGGTTCCGGGTCAACAACGGCACCCCGCGCCCCATCACCGTCCACCAGCAGCTGCTCGACGACCATCCCGACCTCGTCGACCGCTTCCTCGCCGTGCTGCTGAGGGCCGCCGACTGGGCCGCCGGACAGCCCGCCGAGGTCGACCGCATCCTCGGCGCGGAGACCGGGGCGGGAGCCGACGGCGTCGCCGGCGCCTACCGGCCCGGCACCCACCTCAGCCTCCACCCCGACCTGTCGGCCGAACGCCTCGCCCTGCTCGCCGCGCAGGAGGCCGGCCTGCGCGCCCACGGATTCCTGCCCGAGCCCGTCGACATCGCGGCCTGGGCCGACCACGGGCCGCTGCGGCGCGCGACCGAGTCCGCCCGCCGCACTTCCGCCCGATGA